The Streptomyces sp. NBC_01255 genome window below encodes:
- a CDS encoding Tat pathway signal protein, with protein sequence MARERNVKLADAIAETGWSQPKVAAAFVRVAAEVGAQELLGTSRSHIAMWVAGTHPSGRAPAILCETLSRRLQRPVTPAEIGLSTPGESTAQASEWHVDTLSSLVDLGRSDVDLERRQLLAGAAYSVGGLALPGQQWWDEAPQQARSRHSATGRRVGLAEVGNVREMTEFFSRRDQRHGGMDGRTALHQYLVDDVARYVGGAFTSEETRRDLLAAASEAVYVAGWMSFDASHHEAARRYFSLALKLAAEADDAPLAGHILRAMAHQATDLGHPREAVDLATASVERKRYTLATPRERALLCVVQARSLAANGQRQEAIAALLRAEDDLAAAAPGDGDPHRVWFFERASLSHETARTLWTLGDLEGALREFDNSVLTRKADTFSRTHAVTLGYMGTVQARKGNVEAACTTWAQALDVMEGVQSGRARDAVVNMRRVLSPFRHRGISAVTEIDERAKAVLERVA encoded by the coding sequence ATGGCGCGCGAGCGGAACGTGAAGCTGGCCGACGCGATCGCGGAAACGGGCTGGTCGCAGCCCAAGGTCGCGGCCGCGTTCGTGAGGGTGGCGGCCGAGGTCGGAGCGCAGGAACTCCTCGGAACGAGCCGTTCGCACATCGCCATGTGGGTGGCAGGGACGCACCCTTCGGGCAGAGCGCCCGCTATCTTGTGCGAGACGCTGTCCCGGCGACTTCAACGCCCCGTCACGCCAGCCGAGATCGGACTTTCGACGCCCGGCGAGAGCACGGCACAGGCATCCGAATGGCACGTGGATACGCTGAGCTCGCTGGTGGACCTTGGGAGGAGCGACGTGGACCTGGAACGCCGCCAACTGCTCGCAGGCGCTGCCTACTCCGTAGGCGGGCTGGCCCTGCCCGGGCAGCAATGGTGGGACGAGGCCCCTCAGCAGGCCAGGTCTCGCCACAGCGCTACGGGTCGCAGAGTCGGGCTCGCCGAGGTCGGCAACGTCCGTGAGATGACGGAGTTCTTCTCCCGGCGAGACCAGCGACACGGAGGGATGGACGGCCGTACGGCGCTTCACCAGTACCTCGTGGACGACGTCGCGAGGTACGTCGGCGGGGCCTTCACCAGCGAGGAGACGCGTCGCGACCTCCTCGCCGCCGCCTCCGAGGCGGTGTACGTCGCCGGCTGGATGAGCTTCGACGCCTCCCACCACGAGGCCGCCCGCCGCTACTTCAGCCTGGCGCTCAAACTGGCGGCCGAAGCTGACGACGCCCCACTGGCGGGACACATCCTGAGAGCGATGGCGCACCAGGCGACCGACCTCGGACACCCGCGAGAGGCCGTGGACCTCGCCACCGCTTCCGTGGAGCGCAAGCGGTACACCCTGGCGACGCCCCGCGAGCGGGCTCTGCTCTGCGTAGTGCAGGCGCGAAGCCTGGCTGCGAACGGGCAGAGGCAGGAAGCGATCGCCGCGCTCCTCCGGGCTGAGGACGACCTCGCTGCTGCGGCACCCGGTGACGGAGACCCACATCGGGTCTGGTTCTTCGAGCGAGCTTCCTTGTCCCACGAGACCGCCCGCACTCTGTGGACGCTGGGCGACCTCGAAGGGGCGCTCAGAGAGTTCGACAACAGCGTCCTGACCAGGAAGGCGGACACCTTCAGCCGCACCCACGCTGTGACGCTGGGCTACATGGGAACGGTGCAGGCCCGAAAGGGCAATGTCGAAGCCGCCTGCACCACGTGGGCTCAGGCCCTGGACGTCATGGAAGGGGTTCAGTCGGGTCGGGCCCGCGACGCCGTCGTGAACATGCGCCGGGTGCTCTCCCCCTTCCGTCACCGCGGAATCAGCGCCGTGACAGAGATCGACGAGCGCGCCAAGGCCGTACTCGAACGAGTAGCCTGA
- a CDS encoding HAD family hydrolase, protein MLLLDLDGVLVDTRPVMESAWRSVQEAHGLDVPFEAYERHLGRPFGDIMEQLGLADAELIHRTYAEASTAASHLARQFEGVAEVLHAFAAAGWLLGIVTSKPLNRAAPLLAQLGVPFATVRTPNGVGRGKPAPDPILLALIDLGADPAAAMYVGDMAVDQEAAHRAGVAFVHAGWGYGRPSDAPTPEVAASPEGLLRFLESADLRAPFLEGSLL, encoded by the coding sequence GTGCTGCTGCTCGACCTGGACGGTGTGCTTGTCGACACGCGCCCCGTCATGGAGAGCGCCTGGCGCAGTGTCCAGGAAGCTCACGGCCTCGACGTGCCCTTCGAGGCGTACGAGCGCCACCTGGGCCGGCCCTTCGGCGACATCATGGAGCAGCTCGGACTCGCGGACGCCGAGCTGATTCACCGGACGTACGCAGAGGCGTCCACGGCCGCCTCTCACCTCGCCCGGCAGTTCGAGGGCGTCGCGGAGGTCCTCCACGCCTTCGCCGCCGCGGGCTGGCTGCTCGGGATCGTCACTTCCAAGCCCTTGAACCGAGCGGCCCCGCTCCTGGCACAGCTCGGCGTCCCGTTCGCCACCGTGCGGACGCCGAACGGGGTCGGGCGCGGCAAGCCGGCGCCGGACCCGATCCTGCTCGCTCTGATCGACCTCGGTGCCGACCCGGCCGCCGCGATGTACGTGGGCGACATGGCGGTCGACCAAGAAGCGGCCCACCGCGCCGGCGTCGCTTTCGTGCACGCGGGCTGGGGCTACGGCCGCCCGAGCGACGCCCCCACCCCCGAGGTCGCCGCATCCCCGGAGGGCCTGCTTCGGTTCCTCGAATCCGCCGACCTCAGGGCTCCGTTCCTCGAAGGGAGCCTGCTGTGA
- a CDS encoding topology modulation protein, with protein sequence MKKVAIVGCGGSGKSFLARELGGILDAPVTHLDAAFYDDEWNALPLDKFADLQRELVAQPRWVIDGNYNSTLQIRLDACDTVVLMDVSTVAALYGIFSRQIRHGAGHKGNGVHNRINWGVIKYVATYRSKMRPRVLSKIEEFATGRAEVVLLSSRRQTRRWLRKVAAEHL encoded by the coding sequence ATGAAGAAGGTCGCCATCGTCGGCTGCGGAGGCAGCGGCAAGTCGTTCCTGGCGCGCGAGCTGGGCGGGATTCTCGACGCCCCGGTGACGCACCTGGACGCCGCGTTCTACGACGACGAGTGGAACGCGCTGCCCTTGGACAAGTTCGCCGACCTGCAGCGGGAGCTGGTCGCGCAGCCGCGGTGGGTGATCGACGGGAACTACAACTCGACTCTGCAGATCCGGCTCGACGCGTGCGACACCGTGGTCCTGATGGACGTGTCGACCGTGGCGGCGCTGTACGGGATCTTCTCCCGGCAGATCCGGCACGGGGCCGGGCACAAGGGCAACGGGGTGCACAACCGCATCAACTGGGGCGTGATCAAGTACGTGGCGACGTACCGCAGCAAGATGCGCCCTCGCGTCCTGTCCAAGATCGAGGAGTTCGCTACCGGCCGGGCCGAAGTAGTGCTGCTGTCCAGTCGACGTCAGACGCGGCGCTGGCTGCGGAAGGTTGCCGCCGAGCACCTCTGA
- a CDS encoding glycosyltransferase family protein, whose product MKIGYSFWGFLGNGITDTPDGGRSHRRPLIDALLDRGHEIVFLQANRDLLEAGDDLGGAYAFDSARPDIDVLFLEWRWAVDGRNTTACDAEDHTCDLHRQAELIMRYTVRRGTPTVIWDKDRKLRPESMWRRSPRTAVCEAALEPTPGAHRLLFPVEDRLLEQADPAALAAKRRDIVLGYVGNQYDRDQHFDRFFSPAAACFDHLVAGKWPRTSRWPHVRFLGRIPFEAAHGVYGRSLATVLMLPERYAAVGQMTQRIFEAVLAGCLPLAPADILHVDRFVPAELIVRSGREAIERLSYLQRIAGTQEHADLIAACLNRLDLFRLSRQVDALEAVLETAVGPVAVERGAA is encoded by the coding sequence GTGAAGATCGGATACAGCTTCTGGGGCTTCCTCGGCAACGGGATCACCGACACACCGGACGGGGGCCGCAGCCACCGCCGCCCTCTGATCGACGCCCTCCTCGACCGCGGGCACGAGATCGTCTTCCTGCAGGCCAACCGCGACCTGCTCGAAGCCGGCGACGACCTCGGCGGCGCCTACGCCTTCGACAGCGCCCGGCCGGACATCGACGTCCTGTTCCTGGAGTGGCGCTGGGCCGTCGACGGCCGCAACACCACCGCGTGCGACGCCGAGGACCACACCTGCGACCTGCATCGCCAGGCCGAGCTCATCATGCGGTACACCGTGCGTCGCGGGACTCCGACCGTGATCTGGGACAAGGACCGCAAGCTCCGACCCGAAAGCATGTGGCGCCGTTCCCCGCGTACCGCGGTGTGCGAGGCGGCCCTCGAACCGACGCCGGGCGCACACCGTCTGCTCTTCCCGGTCGAGGACCGCCTCCTTGAGCAGGCGGATCCGGCCGCACTGGCCGCGAAGCGCCGGGACATCGTGCTCGGGTACGTGGGCAACCAGTACGACCGGGACCAGCACTTTGACCGCTTCTTCTCCCCCGCCGCCGCGTGCTTCGATCACCTGGTCGCCGGCAAATGGCCGAGGACGAGCCGCTGGCCGCACGTCCGCTTCCTCGGCAGGATCCCCTTCGAGGCAGCTCACGGCGTCTACGGCAGATCCTTGGCCACGGTGCTCATGCTGCCCGAGCGATACGCCGCGGTCGGGCAGATGACGCAGCGCATCTTCGAGGCGGTGCTCGCCGGCTGCCTCCCGCTCGCCCCCGCCGACATCCTGCACGTCGACCGGTTCGTGCCCGCGGAGCTGATCGTCAGGTCGGGCCGTGAGGCGATCGAGCGTCTGTCCTACCTCCAGCGCATCGCTGGCACCCAGGAGCACGCGGACCTGATCGCCGCATGCCTGAACCGCTTGGACCTGTTCCGGCTGAGCAGGCAGGTCGATGCTCTGGAGGCCGTCCTGGAGACAGCCGTCGGCCCCGTCGCGGTGGAGCGGGGAGCGGCCTGA
- a CDS encoding ATP-binding protein, which produces MEPIESLGSVINAPEHQQSLTLVANDRAPGRARSFTRQTLTAWGVEDLMDDAVLIVSELTTNAERHGRAPAENAEVRPGVEGERADEITLTLAVQAGVVGIEVEDNSPESPVPRLASLYATSGRGLCLVAATAAAWTACPKEDGSGKRVIAFVRRHEATVSH; this is translated from the coding sequence ATGGAGCCCATCGAGAGCCTCGGAAGCGTCATCAACGCCCCCGAGCATCAGCAGAGTTTGACCCTGGTCGCCAACGACCGGGCACCGGGCAGGGCCCGATCGTTCACCCGCCAGACGCTGACGGCGTGGGGTGTCGAGGACCTCATGGACGACGCCGTGCTGATCGTCAGCGAACTCACCACCAACGCCGAGCGCCACGGTCGAGCTCCGGCAGAGAACGCCGAAGTTCGACCGGGCGTGGAGGGTGAGCGGGCCGATGAGATCACGCTGACTCTTGCCGTCCAGGCCGGCGTCGTGGGGATCGAGGTGGAGGACAACTCCCCGGAGTCCCCGGTCCCGAGGCTTGCCTCCCTCTACGCGACCAGTGGCCGCGGCCTGTGCCTGGTTGCCGCGACGGCCGCCGCCTGGACCGCCTGTCCCAAGGAAGACGGCAGCGGTAAGCGGGTGATCGCCTTCGTGCGGCGCCACGAGGCCACCGTCTCTCACTGA
- a CDS encoding carbamoyltransferase family protein, with the protein MAAVNRAPSVILGLCAYTHDSSASLLVDGKLIGFVEEERLSQQKHTKEYPRHAVEWLLSEAGLSAADVDAIAYNFQPARYLVESPAALRLALSPTTRDRALPRARGFAKVALRTHLRTRALGRRFPTARVSPVLHHRAHQLAAFAASGWDESAVLVVDSLGERQTTTIARGLDALCPSTRTLEAINDPASLGYVYGAVTEHLGWRRGDEEGTVMALAALGDPERFRHLFASAVRTTPTGFLLDPAYFPPRVLTSGYPRTSRRFVDETCPERHPNEPLLDVHRDLSAALQERTEQVMLHLARRARMITGSRRLCVGGGVATNCVSIGRIIEAGIFDEVFVPPAPGDAGTAIGAAIAVHTDSRSRRPVSGVARAGYLGPSYQYQALDLTPWPGLQQKTLGVETAEFLADQLAHGMIVGLFQGRIEAGPRALGNRSILASPLEPGVVERLNATVKFREPFRPFAPMVLAERAAEFFTLGQEGPYMSMASGVTDKARERVPAIVHANGTSRLQTVTRSQNPFMHEVLSAFARRTGVPVLINTSLNVKGKPICGTPAMALDCLANSGLDALLLEGRWITK; encoded by the coding sequence ATGGCCGCCGTCAACCGCGCACCCTCCGTCATCCTCGGGCTGTGCGCCTACACGCACGACTCCTCCGCCTCCCTGCTGGTGGACGGGAAGCTGATCGGCTTCGTCGAGGAGGAGCGGCTCTCCCAGCAGAAGCACACCAAGGAGTACCCGCGCCACGCCGTCGAATGGCTGCTCAGCGAGGCCGGGCTCTCCGCCGCCGACGTGGACGCCATCGCGTACAACTTCCAGCCCGCCCGCTACCTCGTCGAGTCCCCGGCCGCCCTGCGCCTGGCGCTGTCACCGACGACGCGCGACCGTGCGCTTCCGCGGGCTCGCGGCTTCGCCAAGGTGGCGCTGCGCACCCACCTGCGGACGCGCGCCCTCGGACGGCGGTTCCCCACCGCCCGCGTCTCGCCCGTCCTGCATCACCGGGCCCACCAGCTGGCGGCCTTTGCTGCGTCCGGGTGGGATGAGTCCGCCGTGCTCGTCGTGGACAGCCTCGGCGAGCGGCAGACCACGACCATCGCGCGCGGGCTCGACGCGCTCTGCCCTTCCACTCGCACCCTGGAAGCGATCAACGATCCCGCCTCACTGGGGTACGTGTACGGCGCGGTCACCGAGCATCTGGGGTGGCGCCGCGGCGACGAGGAAGGCACCGTCATGGCGCTCGCTGCCCTCGGCGATCCCGAGCGATTCCGGCACCTCTTCGCGTCGGCCGTCCGCACCACGCCGACCGGCTTCCTCTTGGACCCGGCCTACTTCCCCCCACGAGTGCTGACGTCCGGCTACCCGAGGACGTCTCGCCGTTTCGTGGACGAGACCTGCCCCGAACGCCACCCGAACGAGCCGCTCCTGGACGTCCACCGGGACCTGTCCGCGGCCCTCCAGGAGCGCACCGAGCAGGTGATGCTGCACCTGGCCCGCCGGGCACGGATGATCACCGGATCGCGCCGTCTGTGCGTCGGCGGCGGAGTCGCCACGAATTGCGTGAGCATCGGCCGGATCATCGAAGCCGGCATCTTCGACGAGGTCTTCGTCCCGCCGGCCCCCGGCGACGCCGGGACCGCGATCGGGGCCGCCATCGCCGTACATACCGACAGCCGGAGCCGGCGGCCGGTGTCCGGTGTCGCCCGGGCCGGCTACCTCGGCCCGTCGTACCAGTACCAGGCCCTCGACCTCACGCCGTGGCCTGGGCTCCAGCAGAAGACGCTGGGCGTCGAGACCGCCGAGTTCCTCGCCGACCAGCTCGCCCACGGCATGATCGTCGGGCTCTTCCAGGGCCGAATCGAGGCCGGACCCCGCGCTCTGGGGAACCGGTCGATCCTCGCTTCTCCGCTGGAGCCCGGGGTCGTCGAGCGGCTGAACGCCACCGTGAAGTTCCGGGAGCCGTTCCGCCCCTTCGCCCCCATGGTCCTGGCCGAACGTGCCGCCGAGTTCTTCACCCTGGGCCAGGAGGGGCCGTACATGTCGATGGCGTCCGGCGTGACCGACAAGGCGCGTGAGCGCGTGCCAGCCATCGTCCACGCCAACGGCACCTCGCGCCTCCAGACCGTCACCCGGTCTCAGAACCCTTTCATGCACGAGGTGCTGAGCGCCTTCGCCCGCCGCACCGGGGTGCCCGTGCTGATCAACACCTCGCTCAACGTCAAGGGCAAGCCGATCTGCGGGACGCCGGCCATGGCCCTGGACTGCCTGGCCAACTCCGGGCTGGACGCCCTCCTGCTCGAAGGGCGGTGGATCACCAAGTGA
- a CDS encoding thymidylate synthase: protein MTHLTADSVAELFVGAVALAKSGERISPRGMATREVLDVHMLLTQPRARLLYAPPARVINPAFAVAETVWHLSGSDAPWIFDYNTRLRQYADDGVLRGAYGPRMRKWAGTVDQLRRVVEILKEDPDSRRALIQLYDPAQDAAGHKDVPCTLGFRFYLRAGRLHMSTTMRGQDVWIGMPYDLFFYTTLHELVAGWLGAELGEFHHHVGSLHIYENHLDQADALASVTASATMPDLTTPWNGFDDLLDQVQARDVTGHPGWDTMAETLRSYRLWKDGRRDDAERLADKIDGPLGQALAAWYGELNTRTRTSPKPEQAGTR, encoded by the coding sequence ATGACACACCTGACCGCCGACAGCGTCGCCGAGCTCTTCGTCGGTGCCGTCGCCCTAGCCAAGTCCGGCGAGCGAATCAGCCCGCGGGGCATGGCGACCCGCGAGGTGCTCGACGTCCACATGCTCCTGACGCAGCCGCGAGCCCGCCTGCTGTACGCGCCGCCGGCGCGCGTCATCAACCCCGCGTTCGCGGTGGCGGAGACCGTGTGGCACCTCTCCGGCTCGGACGCCCCGTGGATCTTCGACTACAACACGCGCCTGCGGCAGTACGCCGACGACGGTGTCCTGCGCGGCGCGTACGGCCCGCGGATGCGGAAGTGGGCGGGCACGGTGGACCAGCTGCGCCGCGTCGTCGAGATCCTCAAGGAGGACCCCGACTCCCGCCGGGCCCTGATCCAGCTCTACGACCCGGCCCAGGACGCCGCCGGCCACAAGGACGTGCCCTGCACGCTCGGCTTCCGCTTCTACCTGCGCGCCGGCCGCCTGCACATGTCGACCACGATGCGCGGCCAGGACGTGTGGATCGGCATGCCGTACGACCTGTTCTTCTACACCACGCTGCACGAGCTGGTGGCGGGCTGGCTCGGCGCCGAGCTGGGCGAGTTCCACCACCACGTCGGCTCCCTGCACATCTACGAGAACCACCTCGACCAGGCCGACGCGCTGGCCTCGGTCACCGCGAGCGCGACGATGCCGGACCTCACCACGCCGTGGAACGGCTTCGACGACCTCCTCGACCAGGTCCAGGCCCGGGACGTGACCGGCCACCCGGGCTGGGACACGATGGCCGAGACGCTGCGCAGTTACCGGCTGTGGAAGGACGGCCGACGTGACGACGCGGAACGGTTGGCCGACAAGATCGACGGACCCCTCGGTCAGGCGCTGGCCGCTTGGTACGGCGAGCTGAATACCCGGACCAGGACCTCCCCCAAGCCCGAGCAGGCGGGGACGAGGTGA
- a CDS encoding class I SAM-dependent methyltransferase — MSITNPFLDPSRQAELYGHASRLAGRSNALLRAKTAGRPVPDAIVQLVRAHHHRPDRLGLVLDVGCGRGTSSMALAEQLRPRHVIGLDAAPALIEQARRRARHVAGLHLSFLRGDFHQVPLPTSSCDLVVAAFCLYHSTHPQTVIAELDRVLLPEGLAVLVTKDLDSYQEMDELVAAAGLDLRATGHESLYVSAHGGNLAALASPSLDVLHTEDEEHSFTFDGHDHVAEYLATNPKYHLPPGLYGDPGAVAAALRGVLPDRPLTTQSVVTFVVARSRGGRS; from the coding sequence GTGAGCATCACCAACCCCTTCCTGGACCCCAGCCGTCAGGCGGAGCTGTACGGTCACGCCTCCCGGCTGGCCGGGCGATCCAACGCCCTACTGCGTGCCAAGACCGCCGGTCGGCCTGTACCAGACGCGATCGTCCAGTTGGTGCGAGCGCACCACCATCGGCCGGATCGTCTGGGTCTGGTGCTGGACGTCGGCTGTGGTCGCGGCACGAGCAGCATGGCCCTCGCCGAGCAGCTCCGGCCGCGGCACGTCATCGGGCTCGACGCCGCCCCCGCCCTGATCGAACAGGCTCGCCGGCGCGCCCGTCACGTGGCCGGCCTCCACCTGAGCTTCCTCAGGGGTGACTTTCACCAGGTCCCCCTGCCGACCAGCTCGTGCGATCTCGTCGTCGCCGCGTTCTGTCTGTACCACTCGACGCACCCGCAGACGGTGATCGCGGAGCTCGACCGAGTTCTCCTCCCCGAGGGCCTGGCCGTGCTCGTCACGAAGGACCTCGACAGCTACCAGGAGATGGACGAGCTGGTTGCCGCCGCCGGTCTCGATCTGCGGGCCACCGGGCACGAGAGCCTGTACGTCTCGGCGCACGGCGGCAACCTCGCCGCCCTGGCCTCTCCGTCGCTCGACGTGCTGCACACAGAAGACGAGGAGCACAGCTTCACCTTCGACGGCCACGACCACGTGGCCGAGTACCTGGCCACCAACCCGAAGTACCACCTGCCTCCCGGTCTGTACGGGGACCCGGGTGCAGTGGCAGCAGCTCTGCGCGGCGTCCTGCCCGATCGGCCGCTGACCACACAGTCCGTTGTCACGTTCGTCGTGGCTCGGTCCAGGGGAGGCCGATCATGA